In one Hoplias malabaricus isolate fHopMal1 chromosome X1, fHopMal1.hap1, whole genome shotgun sequence genomic region, the following are encoded:
- the LOC136675704 gene encoding dnaJ homolog subfamily C member 1-like yields the protein MKSAEVITLVCVVGLFMIQPSPTAAWDTDLELFDLVEEIPQTFYEFLSVSQDASSSEIKKAYRRLSLVLHPDKNKDENAETQFRQLVAIYEVLKDEERRQRYDDILVNGLPDWRQPVFYYRRVRKMSNGELGFLLFLILTVGHYAVIWSIYLEKQLDELLSKKKRDKKKKQSSKIAEELKSNGQEKNERSDKPHWHDILPLKLSIWLYYSLKSLPHVIQDVKQYYKDYKEMKVKEKEQAEALAEQESQQREKRPKIKKPKVEFPVYEPSEGAYMPSYDQGTSIEDIEDQMDDWLEDRKQQKKKTPEWTEEDISLLTRSMAKFPGGTPGRWEKIAHELGRSVTDVTAKVKQVKDNVSNTSGLVKFSELKSSVVVGKSSVPDNLMTQREELAPQGPTEPDGDLESKNVRRRARKSTAGATAVGMGEEKLKGRRQKDFDPNAVDEDSEDEKRPSPATQPKEKPSTTDDVWTQNQQKLLELALQQFPRGTAERWDRIAKVVPGKSKEECMIRYKLLAELVQRRKQAKS from the exons atgaagtCAGCGGAGGTGATTACTCTGGTTTGTGTCGTCGGGCTTTTTATGATTCAGCCTTCACCCACAGCAGCGTGGGACACAGACTTGGAGCTTTTCGACCTGGTTGAAGAAATTCCACAAACATTCTACGAATTCCTCTCTGTTAGCCAA GACGCATCATCATCTGAAATCAAGAAGGCCTACAGAAGGCTTTCCCTTGTCCTGCACCCCGACAAAAACAAAGATGAAAATGCTGAAACGCAGTTCCGACAG TTGGTTGCTATATATGAGGTTCTTAAGGATGAAGAAAGAAGACAACG GTATGACGACATCCTGGTTAATGGATTGCCTGACTGGAGGCAGCCTGTGTTCTATTACCGACGTGTGAGGAAGATGAGCAATGGAGAGCTGGGCTTCCTTCTCTTCCTCATCCTCACAGTGGGCCATTATGCTGTGATCTGGTCCATCTATCTGGAAAAGCAACTG GATGAACTTCTTAGTAAGAAGAAaagggacaaaaagaaaaagcaaagcagcaAAATAGCAGAGGAACTGAAGTCTAATGGGCAAGAGAAAAATGAGAG ATCAGATAAACCACACTGGCATGATATTTTGCCACTCAAATTGAGCATCTGGCTATACTACTCTTTGAAGTCTCTTCCACACGTCATACAG gatGTGAAGCAGTACTACAAAGATTACAAGGAAATGAAAGTAAAGGAAAAAGAGCAAGCAGAAGCATTAGCAGAGCAGGAAAGTCAGCAAA GAGAGAAACGTCCCAAGATAAAGAAACCCAAAGTGGAGTTTCCAGTTTATGAGCCCAGTGAGGGGGCGTACATGCCTTCTTATGACCAGGGAACGTCCATCGAGGACATTGAGGATCAAATGGATGATTGGTTAGAAGACAGGaaacaacagaaaaagaag ACTCCAGAGTGGACAGAGGAGGATATCAGTCTGTTGACTCGCAGCATGGCAAAGTTTCCCGGAGGGACACCAGGGAGGTGGGAAAAGATCGCTCATGAGCTGGGGAGATCTGTCACTGAT GTCACAGCAAAAGTGAAACAGGTCAAAGACAATGTCTCCAACACATCAG ggTTGGTGAAGTTTTCTGAACTGAAGAGCTCTGTGGTGGTTGGTAAGAGCTCAGTTCCAGACAACCTGATGACCCAGAGAGAGGAGCTTGCGCCACAGGGTCCCACAGAGCCTGATGGAGACCTGGAGAGCAAGAATGTTAGGAGGAGAGCTAGAAAATCCACAGCAGGAGCCACTGCAGTAGGAATGGGAGAGGAAAAGTTGAAAGGACGCAGGCAGAAAGACTTCGACCCCAACGCGGTGGATGAGGACAGCGAGGATGAGAAAAGGCCATCTCCTGCCACACAGCCCAAGGAAAAGCCCAGCACCACCGATGATGTCTGGACCCAGAACCAGCAGAAGCTCCTGGAACTTGCTTTGCAGCAATTCCCACGAGGCACTGCTGAACGCTGGGACAGAATCGCAAAAGTGGTGCCTGGGAAAAGCAAG GAGGAATGTATGATCCGTTACAAGCTGCTTGCAGAGCTGGTGCAGAGACGGAAACAAGCAAAAAGCTGA